The Gossypium hirsutum isolate 1008001.06 chromosome D07, Gossypium_hirsutum_v2.1, whole genome shotgun sequence genome includes the window TATAAGCTATATATACTAGGCTTGTTATCTCAGCTTTAATCCACAATAAACAGATAAAGCTTCATGATGATATTCCATAGGTCATTTGTTTTCAATCAGCCTTTCATAGCTAGGCTTAAAATAAGAAGGGAAAATTCATCCACAAGGATTCAAATCATGCTTAAACTATATATATGATGCAAGACTAAAAGTATTAAAAGAAACctacaattttattcaatttctaacATCTTGAAAGACAAAAAACAACTGCAATAAGGGTTCTTTCTTGTCCCTTTTGTATTTATTACATCTTCAGTTTATCAATGGCTCCTTGGATTAGCTTAATTTTGGCTATGGTCCTCTCTTCTTGGGTGCTTACCTTTGCAGGTTGCAGAGCAAGAACATTTCTCAGCCCTCTCTTCTTGGATGGATGACGCCTCATCATTTTCTGAAGCAACACCCTGCGAAAATGGCATCAAACTGTTACTTAAAAAAGCTggggaaaaaaaaacaaacaacagAGTATgcaaaaattaagaaaacataCTGAAGTTGTAGCCAAAACATAGCTTGGATGATTGAAAGCACACTTGGAACCAAACTTGCATCTTCCCGTTTTCAGAAAGTActgaaaacttgaaaaaaatagTAAATCATAATGAAAATAATGGAAAGAGGAAAATAGTTTGACATTTGGATCAATGCTTACAGCACAATCAGGTTTTGCTTGCTTAAAATAATCACTTAATGGAATCTGTAAACCAGATTGCTTGGGAGGGAAAATTTCCTGCGGTTAGGAGATATATTTCTATAATAAGTTAATTTTCCGTTCAGTTGTTTGCTCAAACAGCTAGCATAGtgtactatatatacatatatatatacctgctCTATTTCGGCGATGAGATCAAGATGAAACTGTTGCATAGCCTTAATAGCATCTTGTTGAGTGCTGTCCATTAATTGCAAGGAAATGCTAATGCACAAGTTCATATCTGGCACTATTGTAAATCCAGAAGGATACAAGAGCAGCTCAGACCATTCTTTTTTGCTTAGATTCTTATCAAAATCGGATTCTTTGATCGGAGATGATATAACAAAGGAGTGAAATCCATCAGTTGAAGCTTCTTGCAACACATACCCTTCGAATGGCTACATCAGAAGCAGAAGCTACATTAGCTTCATATATCTTCTCTCTGCAACTCTTTGTAAtaaaaaaactagaaaaaaaataaaataaaatacccaCATCCTTATTTAGAGTAATGCAGTAAGTGTCACCATCTGGGGAAGCAACTCTAATTACTTCATCAGTCCATTGTGTGATTCGGGTGTGGCACCACTGCATTAGAAAAAAAAGTCCTACATGTGGCCTCAATATCACTTAGGCAAAAAATATCATGTATGTATGCAGAAGGTACATACATCTATGTACAAGTTCTTTTCCCTGAGGTAACTGAAAACTGGCCGAGACGTTTTACTTTCGACATTAAATTTGACAACTGCAACAAAAATGCATGATCCTGCATATGGTCCTTGAGAGTTCAACTTATGTTTCAACCAGATTTCTTTGTTTTCTTGACGATGACCACTCCATCCGTCCCTGTCCGCAGATGCAACTATGCTATCCACATACTTGATTCTAATGTTTTTGGCCATTTCCTTAAAAACTCCCAGTAATTCACCTCTTGATCCTGTTTTACACAAGAAGCAAGTAAAAAATAGTTCCATTTTACCTTAAAGAAGTTAAGTCATAGCTAGAATAGCAGAAAATACAACCTTCATTTTCTGTTCCAAGTTCAAAACTTAAGAAATCTGAGGACATCCTCCTGTAATCATTTTTCAGAACACTGATCCAGCAATATGCTTTGAAAGGCCAATCGGAGTCGATCGGAAATTCCATAGTTTCGATCCATATGACCTTGGATTTACTATCATCATACTTTGCAATGATCACCCCTGATGGTTTTCTCCTGCATGCATTTTCAACCTTGGGTTTACTAGCAACAGACGTTCCAATGGTCATCCTCGATAGCCTTTCGCTGCACTCGTCAAAGTCTAAATCGACTACTGCCCACATATCGTGTCTAATCTCTTTTACGAATCTAAGGAAGGTTAATTTTTCTATTGTACTAAAAGGTACAACAGATATTGGCTTCAAAAACTCTGCAGTCACCTGCCATTCAATTATACCCTTTGAACTTTGAAGGCTTTTTTTTATATCATCTCAAGTGAGGATAATATCAGAAGCTTACCCTTTGTATATCCAGTATTTCAAGAGAAGTTCCACTCGGTTTCTCACCCTTTCCACTGTAAACAATGTGGGAAAACCTTGAAGCCCATGTCTTCTGCAGTAATGTTTGGAATATTTTCAGTATACATACGTACATTAGCTTCTATAGTAATCAAAGGGCTGAATATGAACCTACCACATCTGTCATCATGGAAACTAAGTCTCTTGGAGGAAGCGGAAGAATCGCACTGTCAATGGAGAGATCGACGCTCATTGTAGTAGCATTTGGCATTAAGAAAAATTTCGGCAGTATCCTCTCGGAATGTAGGCCATGTTCTTTGAACCATGGGTCTTTTTCAGCAGCAATATTCAAGATTAACTGAAGAGCATCATTGCAGAAGTACCCTGACAAGGGATGAGAAGGCTGCAACACAAGGACACAAGCTTCATTACATTCCATACAAGTTCAATTGGGTAAAATTCTATCAACAAAAGTACTGGTGACAATTCATATTCAACATCATGAGTTACTGCAAATCTCTTACAGGAGAACCAGGTGTTTCATCTGGCTGGGTAGAATCAAGTTTCTCATCAGGCAAGGCATTGTCCTGTAGTAAGGAGCTGATTATCAGGATTCAACTTAGTAATTTGAAGTTCCTAAAGTGATTTGTTTCGGTATCATACAAGTCCACTTTGATCCGTCGTTAATGTCAATCCATTAGACATATGTTTGATCATGCAATACGAAACTCTTTTATTGCTTCTACAAAAGGTCATTTTTCAAGATAAATTATGAATCACTTGTAACTTGATTAGACAAGTAAAGGTCATGGGAAGTGGGAAACTTTAATACCGGTTTATCACCATCCATTTTAGATCTTCAACACCTTGGTCCCCAAACCTGTAGGACATAATGCATCAACATTAAAAgtaaaactttcaaacttataGTTACCAAGTTTCTCATTTACATGCCAAACCCACtggaaagaaaattaaagaaagaaagagaggaaAACAACCTGAAAAAGATTAGCCGTCCAAGGATGAAAATATACTGATTGGGACTACAAGAAAAAAAGCAAAGACTTGACCTGAAAGAAATTCCTATTTCTTGGAAAACTATGTAACATACAGAATTTTTttcaagaaattgaaaagaaaaaaaaatgggtttTCAATGATTGATGACAAGtgagaactttaaaaaaaaagaaaaaaaaaggtcccTTCAAGCTTTTATCATGTGAGTGATGCTTCAAAACCAAATCCACTCTTTGACTTTCTTTAATGAAGAATGTGATAAAGAAAACAAGAGAAACAGAAAGAAAAGATGGATTAATAGAGATTACAGAGAAGTAAGAAAAAGAGAGTCAAAAAGTAGATTGTTGAGAAAATGAGAAAATATATAGCTTGGAAACTAGAACAAAGTCTTAAATCTTTCTTCAATGGAGATAACCAGAAAGAGACAGAGAAGGGAGAAAAAGAGGGATTTTTTTTATAGAGGAACAAAGAATCATTTCTGTTTACCATTACATTCCCGCCTATACTTAAAAAAGGTCCCCAAGGGTGAAGGCAGTTATATAAATGGACACCCTTTGAGGTTTTGACTCACATTCCTTTATGCACTTTAGTTTAGTCAGTGCTTATTCATTAGTTCATGGTCCCCAATGGGGTGCTCGCATTGTTCTTTGTTCATGGCCAGTGCTTAGCTGCATATTCATCAGTTCATTCAGCTGGCTCCTGCATGTTTAtcagttcttaaaaaaaaaaaaaaaaacttccttGATGGTAATCTTCAATTTACAGTTATCATGGAGTATGATTATGACAAACTCAGATGGGAACCAAAGTAGTTGCCACCAACACGATTAATCCTTAGAGTCTATTAGTTTCGAGGTATTTTGACCATTGTTATTGGCATGCCGATAACAACGCCTGTCCCTTGATTACACCTTTGGTTGGTAGCAGCTCACATGACTGTGGTTGTATCATGATCTtaaataaatgttataaataCCATATCGACTTTGTATGTACTAGTATTGGTTTTAAGATATAAGTTTCTGTTTGTTCCAAATGAAAatgacttttaaaaaattatttccgaaaatgacttacttttttggaaaataaatattttttagtgtttgaaagaatctatgtaaaatattttctgttatttgAATACATTacatgactaaattgaaaattgtacaaaaattaaagtatgaaacaatttatgtgaataaggaaattatgatAAAAGCTTAACGAATGTGTTATGAGATgataaaatatacataaagtattgtaaaaatgaaattgtgaaaacatttgaaaattttatgatgacaaggactaaattgttaaacttgagaaaatatgttgatgaaataataaaagtgtaataagatattgagataaattatgtgGTTGAAgtgaaacaagaaagaaaattaatttaatatgattaattagtggatattgaacttttatgataaaaaaattaaattaaaaaattatgaaaatttattaaaaaaatatttgataagtaaAGAATGTGGTAGAGAATGTAACATTTTAGTGTTTTGATCCGATGTTCGAGTCAGGTATGAGAATGTTACAATGTACATACCCTTAGCAGTTTTAAAAATGTCTTATGGAACAATATTTGATAAAACATTTTACGGGAATAAAGAGATAATTTAACATTGACTGAAAAATCTTTTACGTTGACCATCTTATTTTACATGACAAAAACATTGGAGAAGACTGAAAATATTTTCAGTAAgcctaagggtgagtttggatgggcgttgtatttacttgcggttagtgtaaaaacagcgatgacggtgagattagatattgtagcaATACTATAACgtaagacaaaaagtaagctaaacacaCCGCACCGCACCTaatcgtccatccaaactcaccttaAATGTTGAATCCACCTATAATAGTGAAAAACCTTGTTTAATAGACGAAAGTGGATAATAAGGGTAGTGGCCCTGTATACTTTTATATAAGCGCTTAGCGTGAAACTAGATCGAACATGGCTCAATccgtttcattattattttttccctCCTAAACAGAGTGGTTCAAAGATGAAAAAATCAGTTGTCTGCAGCATTTATCAGATGAATTTAACTAGGATGCAGAATGCAAGGAATCACTTCCACACATGCATAAAAATAtattcaacaataataataatagaaattctATTTTGCATGTTGAATGTTCACAACAAAATGTGGTTGATGTATAAATATTAGTAGTAAATGACACAAATGACTTTCATAATGAATCCAATACAGAAGTTTGTCCAGTGTTGTTATTCAACAAGATTCTCTAAGAAgaaaaaatcaagaagatgaggGTGAGATATTGAGATCAGCCTTGAGGAAATAGAGCTGCCGTTGCAAATGCAGAACCTGTCAAGCAGACATCCTGAGATAAACTTTTTACTtctaatgaaaaaatatatattacgaCTGAATAACAAGTATCAAACAGGAAAAACcatgaaagattattgaattcTTAGCCAAAAGCCTATGGACTATTTGTTAGGATATGTGAAAAGCTTTAAGTGGCTACAGTAATTGTCTAAAATGGGGATGATATCCAGAAGAGAACGGAAACTGGTGTCTAAGAAAAACTCATAAAGTCAATTCCTAAAAGGAAATACGAAGAATTTGAtacaaaaaacaaagaaaaaaaaatataataaaccaGACATTACCTCTTCTTGGAGCAAAGTTGGGAGACAGTCTGCAGATGTAAGGCCTTTCATCTCTGCCTGTAGCTTCTCCTCTTTAAGGCCCAACCAGGTATATTGAGGCAGTGCAAAAATAAGTACTGTCAGACCGTCCCCTATTGATGGAGGTATACCAGAACAACTATTTTGGTCAAAATCACATAAACAACTGGGCTTTGTTTCAGATGACGGAATCAGCATATCAACCATTTGTTCAGTGCCATCAGTAGTTACAGTACCAGAAACCACTGTGACAGGCTCCTTACACACAGAGTTTAGAAGTTTTATATCTTTACCGCACCCGTTTAACAACCTAATTTTCCCAGTTAGAAGTCCAGCTCCTTGACAACAAACATTTGCCGCACTGTCAGCCAAGCTATCTGTGTAACCCAAAGGTGCCTCACTTTCGCACAATGAACGCTCAAATCCCAAATATCCCGTCAcatttttgaatagttcagtctCTCGTATTTGTTTCAATACTTCTTCCTGAAATTTCAAATTATTCTTTCCATTACTTTCTCTTCCAAGCCATGGAAAGAAATCAGAAAAAGAAATATTTGAACAAATGAAGCTGCAAATTGAAATTCACTCTTTGAAAGGAGGAATTAACGACAAAGATAAATGGTAGTTGACTGAAAGATAAACAAATATGCCCATCATACCTTGAGTGCAACCCTTCCTTTCTCCTCTTCACTTAAAATGGTACTGCCATCATCCTGTCTCCGAACCTCTGCAATCCACTTGATGAAATCCCTCAAACTGGAAGGTGCTGATCTAAATACCACACATAATACATCATTAACATCTTTTAGATTCTTGGAAGTGAGCAAAAGGGGAAGATCTTCTGTTAAGTACTTAGCGACTACATTCCAATTCTCATGTTTACAGCTCTGCATTTGATACACAATAGTAGTACCAGTTATCACCTCTTTGAACAATAAAGCTCTGGCAAACATAAAGAacatatagaaaaaataaatccAGATTTGAGAAACACTTAGAGATGGAAAGGAGCTCTACTATCAACATCAATAATGAAATACTTTATCATAATACAATAAGTAAATCTTAATTTCAATATTCCCATATTCagtttgaagattttaaattCCCCTGCATCTCCCAGGTTCAAATTGCATGAAAAATAAAGAGCATAATCAAAATTCCAATGCCACTTTTAAGTTTCAATAATGAATCAGATTTTGCGATTTGATACTATACTCATTCAACAGTCATTATATAGTAAATTGACACTTGAGAAGGAAAAAGGAAACTAGTAAAACGATTTATATCAAGACATAAAGAAAGTGTTACATGGGACTGATCTGCCAAAGATAAATTCAAGTACCATAGTGTAAAGAACAGATGTTGCTTTCTGAAGCTTAGACATAACCATGAACCTGAGAAAAGCAAGCATGAATTGCCATTAGGACACAACCAGGTAGTTGCCACTAATAACAAGCTGGCAGGTTGCATAATTTACTATAATACAATCAACCAATAAAAGgtatattttaaaatcaagttaGAAGCTACAAACGAAATGCGAATTGAAGCTGAGCATACTTGCAGAGAAAACAAAAAACAATTAAAGTAACAAGTAACAACCATTAATAAGAGCCTAAATATATGAAGAGGAGAAATCAGATTACCCCCTACAATGTCCAGTTGCTTTATCAATAGTATTCATGGCATCCCAAAGAAGCGAAAGAGGAACCCAATGAGGAGGGTATTTGAATCTAGCAACATCCAAAATCAGAACCATGTCCTTTCCAGCATGGTAACCCCCTATCGGAGAAAAATGGCCCGATCCTGTCTGCAACCAATCACATTTTCAAATTGGCAAGCACAAAAATAGAAAggttttcaagaaaaaaataaagggtCAATTAGTAGTTGTATATACATGTTGAAATTCGAGTCAATGAAATGATTACCTGCTTGAAAACCGCTCTATTGTAGGAGACAATCAAATGGCAATCCTCTGATGAAGTACAAGAGACCACGCGTTCCCGGAAATCTTCAATGCTAGATTGATCGGTCCTGAAAGGTTCAACTTGAGCACCATTGCAAACAGCCAAACAAGCAACTTTCCCAAAAGTGATGCCTTGACTTTTGATTTTCTCCAGTGGCTCGCAACAATCTAACATTGAATCATCAAACCATCTCCAAGgtcctaatttaaaaaaataatattaattaattcagTTGGATAGTTCGAAATTTAAGTAAATTATGAAAAAGGGGGGAAGAAAAGTACCTTTCCAGGTTCTACCAGGATCGATAGCGAGGGCGTTTAAGACCATGGCGAGAGTGGCGAGTCCGCAATACGCAGGCTCCGATTGCGTTTGGTAGTATGATATTAGTTTGAAAAACCCTTCCGCCGTTCCTCCCGCTAAAGCTTCCGTGAACAATTGCtggtaaaaagaaaattaaaaatatttgaaaagatTAGAGAATGAGAAAGagataaattagggtttatgttcaTTGGTTTCCAGCTACCTTGCCTTCGGGAGAAGAAAACTCGATGGCAGGAGGAGAGGGAAGAACTCTTCTGTAAAGACCCGCCACCGccattttctgttttttttcttttttttctttttggtcgtTTTAAGTTCTGACTGTCACCGTAGCGTTATGACACGGCGGAGGTAGATATAAAGAAACGATCCCAATTGCCAGCCCACCACATTTCTGTAATCCGCGTATGGTGAACGCAAAACTCAGACTTGAGTCAACTCTCCGAGTCCACTTTCTTTTTCAGAAATTCCACTTTTCTTTTTGGGTAAAttccaaaatagtcacttttgtttacctcatgttgcaatttagtcacttatgtttgaaatgttacgttctagtcacttacattatcgtgttgtaacattttagtaaCTGAGCTGCTACTTACTGTTAACGGTGTAATTGTAAGCTGATgtagcacgttaaatcatcatttcaaatgaaaattttaggttaaattatataattggtccctatattttttcgttttgagcaatttatttttttatgttcttttaacttcttcttttttcattctcttctgcttctctatttcttttaaggTAGTTTTTTATGTtgtccatttgttaaaactagtaaACATAATCTTTACCCACCAAATAAACCAAGTCCTTGTTTCTTTTACATTACTCCTAAATTGAATTTCACTCGAAAACGAATAGCAATTATTCTTAATCAAATTTCGATTTGAATAACTTAATTTTGAAACTAAATCAgatctaactaatcaatataaaaatcatatctttaatCAAAgctaaacataaattgaattatttaaatttaaaactatttttttcatttctagaTATTTTACAGAATCGTGTAGATTattcatttccttttattttattttctgatgaataaaattaagcaaatgataGAATTAATCTAAACCTTCTTGGATATTACCAAGCAAGCTTGATTGGAAGCTGAGCATGGATGAACTGAAAAGAGAAAGGGAGCATGGAACCAAACTGGTTTGTGTAAAGTTGAGGGTAAGTTTCATATGGTGGTCATTTTAGTCATTAAGAGTGTAGAGCTCATTTGAAGAATCCGTGAAATAGCATAGTCATTAAGATAGATAAGGTGGTCGTAGGGATTGGTTAGGAGGCTGAAGGAATGAGCTCGAAAAACTTTGTTGAGGGTAGATTGACATAAGTCACGGTTGGCGAGGTCTTTGAGTGAGGCGAAGTTGTGGACTAGGTCATTGAGAGCTCCAAATTAGTTCGTTAAAGCAGTGATGAACGATGAGGGTTTGTAATTGTGGGGTAATAATATGTGAAGCAAACTTTATTTTGGTTCCATCTTTCACCTTTTATTtttccataaacataaaaaaaaactttaacaaatggaaaatataaaaaaaaataaaaaaataaactaagttaaaggaaatggagaagggagaaaAATAGAGGGAGAAACATAAGAgaatgggaaaaagaaaaagaaaaaaaaaaggataaagttaaaagaatataaaagaaaaaaaattaaattgctgaaaacaaaaaaatataaggaccaattgtttaatttaatctttttttttttgaaatgatgatttagcGTGTCAtatcagcttaccattacactgTTAACAATAATTAATGGCTCactgactaaaatgttataacacgATAAAGTAAGTGATTAGAACATGCcgtttcaaacataaataactaaaatataagttGAAATAAATACTACATCTAAACCCTGTTAGAAGTCGTTACTAGAAAAATATGGGATTATCCATTTTGTATTATCAACATTATTTTCTgaggtatttatttaaaaaattttattttacacatctgattttattttttacaattttcaagtGCGAAAATCTGAATTAACTcgaagtttttttatttattttatatttaaaaatttgtaGCTAAACATTTAGAAAAGTGGTATACTCAAATTAAATCGAGAAATTCTTCTCTATGCTCGAGAAAAAAAAATGTGATGTATCAAAACTTTTTAAGGGTGGGTTTTGATGGACGATGTGGTTccttgcggttagtgtaaaaacaataGTGGCGatgagattaaatattataacaatactgtagcgtgagacaaaaaataaccTAAACGCACTACCCATTCAAACTCACACTAAGTTGTATCAATGCCAAAATttctaacattttaattaaaaaaaagtttatatacaCTTTTTTTTCTAAACTCGTCATAATTTAgcattacttaaaaaaatagtGAAAAGTTGTTTTTGAGAAGTGTGATTTAagtttttatgtttattaaaattattgtgaaaaataaataaaatgtctatttatgatataatattgtaaattaaagataaaattagcttaaatgatatttaaattcgCTATTATcatgatatataaaattttaattttaaataattttaagcaattaatatatttttttgtaaaaattaatttgaggatataaatcatattttagatattaaaatcACACATAAACACAAttctaattataaattaataaaacttcAGAAGTAATGGAATAATGGATTTAAATGCAAAATATCTTTCATTTATGGTATTTGTGATACTACCACAATGCCATGTAAACATTATTTTAGTATTAACAAATATTCAGTTTAAATTATagtacaaatataaaaattatggtaATTTATTGTTAATACTGTGAtatataaaacacaaattttaaatatattttaaaattatattatggtaaatttaaatgcataaatttattgtttttcgatttaaaattttaggttaaacacattttggaatttaaatttgacaatttttatcATACTGAGGcctcgatttttttttcaagttaagcTTTCAATTTGACAATTGTTTCCACATTGGGACTTCAGCTtctttttttatccaagttagtCTTTAAAAACCTTAAAGTTCATGCCTTAATATGAGAATAATTACAAAGTTCAGTACCTAGCTTAGATCATAAAATGTTCAGGCCCCAATGTAGAAAAAGTTACCAAGTTCAAGTCTTAAATAGTGATTTAAccccaaaaattatattatttgaatgagCGTTGTTGTCGTGATTAGCCCTGAACTTTTGTGTacttgtaccaaaaaaaaaatttgatacttatactattttattatgtatCAATTTAATCAGATattttatttgtacaaatattatATTGCACATTAAGTGAAAGTTTAGATGGTACTTGAAACATTAACATTTTGGATAATgatattaaattcaaaattttctttcttattctaaaattatgattattttaataaaatatgtgatgaaaatgaaaacCCCTTTTCATAGTTTAATGCTCAACTCGTGGatgaccaaatatatatataaagggtcATAAGCTTAAGTACATGTAACTAGTTAAGCCACAACCCCCTAAAAGTTAAAATACAACATTTCCTTAAATGAGCCAAAGCCCCACCATTGACCTCTAtgggttaatatactatttgatattttaatttagttttaatatttaatttaatttttttttgtctttatcAAGTATTTATGTTCTTTACTAGAACAcacatgtcaaatatttattggaTCTAAACATGTTCATGGGTCAAGTCACCCATCCAGACCCAAAGGCCTACTTAAAAAAGGGAGGGTTTGAACAAAATACGAGGCTTGAAAAATAGGCTTGGTCTTTGGGCAAGAATTTTTGATCCGAGCCTAGCTCAGCCCGAatgttatgttataaaataatattatattaattatatatgttaaataataattatatatatatattaaattaccaATTAAACTTATTGCCCAATACCCTAAAATAAACTTACCCAACCCaa containing:
- the LOC107937656 gene encoding glutathione gamma-glutamylcysteinyltransferase 3 isoform X1, whose product is MAVAGLYRRVLPSPPAIEFSSPEGKQLFTEALAGGTAEGFFKLISYYQTQSEPAYCGLATLAMVLNALAIDPGRTWKGPWRWFDDSMLDCCEPLEKIKSQGITFGKVACLAVCNGAQVEPFRTDQSSIEDFRERVVSCTSSEDCHLIVSYNRAVFKQTGSGHFSPIGGYHAGKDMVLILDVARFKYPPHWVPLSLLWDAMNTIDKATGHCRGFMVMSKLQKATSVLYTMSCKHENWNVVAKYLTEDLPLLLTSKNLKDVNDVLCVVFRSAPSSLRDFIKWIAEVRRQDDGSTILSEEEKGRVALKEEVLKQIRETELFKNVTGYLGFERSLCESEAPLGYTDSLADSAANVCCQGAGLLTGKIRLLNGCGKDIKLLNSVCKEPVTVVSGTVTTDGTEQMVDMLIPSSETKPSCLCDFDQNSCSGIPPSIGDGLTVLIFALPQYTWLGLKEEKLQAEMKGLTSADCLPTLLQEEVLHLQRQLYFLKADLNISPSSS
- the LOC107937656 gene encoding glutathione gamma-glutamylcysteinyltransferase 3 isoform X3 — encoded protein: MVLNALAIDPGRTWKGPWRWFDDSMLDCCEPLEKIKSQGITFGKVACLAVCNGAQVEPFRTDQSSIEDFRERVVSCTSSEDCHLIVSYNRAVFKQTGSGHFSPIGGYHAGKDMVLILDVARFKYPPHWVPLSLLWDAMNTIDKATGHCRGFMVMSKLQKATSVLYTMSCKHENWNVVAKYLTEDLPLLLTSKNLKDVNDVLCVVFRSAPSSLRDFIKWIAEVRRQDDGSTILSEEEKGRVALKEEVLKQIRETELFKNVTGYLGFERSLCESEAPLGYTDSLADSAANVCCQGAGLLTGKIRLLNGCGKDIKLLNSVCKEPVTVVSGTVTTDGTEQMVDMLIPSSETKPSCLCDFDQNSCSGIPPSIGDGLTVLIFALPQYTWLGLKEEKLQAEMKGLTSADCLPTLLQEEVLHLQRQLYFLKADLNISPSSS
- the LOC107937656 gene encoding glutathione gamma-glutamylcysteinyltransferase 3 isoform X2, whose amino-acid sequence is MAVAGLYRRVLPSPPAIEFSSPEGKQLFTEALAGGTAEGFFKLISYYQTQSEPAYCGLATLAMVLNALAIDPGRTWKGPWRWFDDSMLDCCEPLEKIKSQGITFGKVACLAVCNGAQVEPFRTDQSSIEDFRERVVSCTSSEDCHLIVSYNRAVFKQTGSGHFSPIGGYHAGKDMVLILDVARFKYPPHWVPLSLLWDAMNTIDKATGHCRGFMVMSKLQKATSVLYTMSCKHENWNVVAKYLTEDLPLLLTSKNLKDVNDVLCVVFRSAPSSLRDFIKWIAEVRRQDDGSTILSEEEKGRVALKEEVLKQIRETELFKNVTGYLGFERSLCESEAPLGYTDSLADSAANVCCQGAGLLTGKIRLLNGCGKDIKLLNSVCKEPVTVVSGTVTTDGTEQMVDMLIPSSETKPSCLCDFDQNSCSGIPPSIGDGLTVLIFALPQYTWLGLKEEKLQAEMKGLTSADCLPTLLQEEDVCLTGSAFATAALFPQG